AATTCTAATTAAGTCTTCTTTGGCAGTGTTGCTCAGTCTGTATTCAGCCATTCAACAATGACTTTGATGCAGCCAAAATTTGCTCCTTGCTATCTGTAGTGAAGCCGCTTTTTTCAGCCTTTTCAAGCTTCATTCTTATAAAGTCAATTTGTCGCTGTTGTTGTCTGGCCTGCCTTATCAGATCGTTTACAAGTTCGCTTTTGCTTGCATACTCTTTGCTATTTACCTGGGCTTTAAGCCACTCATCATTTGCTTCGGTTAAGGAAATACTTTGTCTCGCCATAATCAGATCATTTGGTGCAATAACGCACCAAATATAAAATTAGTTTGTATATATAACAAGATACCTACCTCCATGAAATCTTTAGTAACACACATCAGTCCATTAGCAGCGTAAAATTTGACTGATGCTTTTCAAGTTGAGATTCCAAATATTTTCTCCGTTGCTCTGCAAAAATTTGGGAATGACGGGGTTTGGGATGCCTTTCTAATAAAACTGAGGTTGTAGCAGTATCAAAACTCCCTCTTCCGCGACGAAGAGGGCATGTTGGCTAAGGCTAATCTACAGGCTTGAGCGGGGTGAGGTCATACGCCTTGAAAGTTTTGTGGTCATTACCCCAGCCTGTGCTACTGAACAGTTAAGCTTTACCAAACTTTTGGAAGTTTAGTAAAGCTGCGGTTTTAGCGCTGCCAGATCGCTCTAACGTCTTACCCTTCTGACAAACACCCGATAGACCTTATTTGAAATAGTCTTTAGCAATTCCAATTTATTATTATCCGTGATCCATGTTCTTAACGTATTTATATGGCCGAGTAGATTCAGGAGTATTTCTCGCCTTTCTTCTATGCGCAGTGAGGTAATTACCTCAAGCAGGTATTTCACTACAACCCTCATATGATCCACATTGAAAGTATTCCAGTTTCCACTTCTTTTGAAGCCTTCTATTTCACGATTCAAATTATTGCAGTATTCCCATGCTGAGCTGTATAGGGTCAGGGGGTTATTCATGGTATCTGTGAGGCCATATGGGCCAGGTATATACATTAATGGCCTTAAGTTCGTATCGAACCTGCCTGCCGCTTGTGGGTTATTGGTATGCTGGGTAACACTAGCAACCCAGCCATTTTGAGCAATAAACTGCCTTCTTTCTGCCATAGCTGCATCGAGTAATGGACGAATGTTTTGAGGGATGTTTGCATTTGGGTTATGTTCCTTGTCCCCTTCCACATAGGTGTTTCCATACTTATTCCTAATAGGTTCTGACTTTTCAGCCGCAAACGGGTGTTCGTAGTTAGTCATATTATGATGCTCCAACAGTCGCGTAGTATCTCCCCTGCCCTGAACCTCGAAATTAGAGGCCCCATACAGATTTGCTCCATCGTCTTCTGCATTAGTAATCACATCATAGGCCTCTGTATCATGAATATACTGACAGACATGCCCCATCTCATGCAGGAGTACTGCTGCCGGAGACATGATACCCACCGAGGAGCCCATAGCGGGTGCCTGATTCAAATAACTATGATCATCATTCCAAACCGCGAAAGACATCAACGGATTCCAATTGATTTTTATATTGGGGTCTGTTGCCCGATCATCCCGATCTTGTAACATGGCTTTGGTTGACTCATTATACCCCACCCTTATGGTAACTGTATGGCGCCAATTACCTATTGTTTCCAACAGGCTCCTTCCTGTTGCTGTAGAGTTTATATATTCCAGTGCCTCAATAAACATTTGATATAAGTCTGCCCTTGTTAAAAGCATCGCATCGAGCAACATGTCTGTGTAAGTTTGATCGCCGGTGTTTGGTGCCTTATTGCATAACTGCTGAAAAAACTGAGTTCTATATGATGGGTTAATGTCCAGTTCCCTATTAAACTTCCCCTGAACTATGGCATTGTCACCATTAATACCGGTATCGCGCAAAGGTAATTGCGGCGACAGGTCTGTACCTTGTACTTCTTGTATCCTTGGTCGGTTTCCTCCACTTAAAGCTCTGCTTCCCATCACATCAGCCTCTCTTTCCAGTCCCAGATCGTCATTGATATTCATCTTTCCTTTGAGCTGCACTGTTGGCTTTACTCTCCCTTGTTTCTGCTGCACCACATGCCAGGCCTCATGAGGCAGATGCTTTTCCTGACCAGGCGCTAAATGAATATCGGTACCCTGGGCATAGGCGTGGGCTTGTAGCTGGGCGGGTTTGCCGGAGTTGTAGTGTACTTTCACATCGTCCATGGAGTAGCCGGACAGATTTTCAATGCCTGCTTTGAGGTTGTTGGGTAAACCTGTACTATTGGCTCTTTGCTGTATAGGAGTTTCATTAATTGCCGAAGAGTTCATCGTTTCCCGCAACTTGCGTTGATAAATGGTAGAAGGACGGTTGTCCGTTATCATCATTTTAACTGCTGAATCAGGCGGTTTTACTGAGTTCGAAATAACAGAATGGTTTTGCCCCTGAGTTCTTTCAATATGGGTTTTCATAGTTAGTTTAGGGTTTGTGAATAAATACTCCAGTAATCCAAAGCTACATTAACAGAGTACTTGCCTGATAGCACCAATCCGGCTTATGTTGGCAAATTTCCGGCAGGTGGTTGATATACCTTGCTTCGGATGACGCAGAGTCCTCTACTAGTTCTACAAGAGACTCTGCCAGGAAAGAAACTTAGGAATGACGGGGTTTGGG
This region of Fulvivirga ulvae genomic DNA includes:
- a CDS encoding eCIS core domain-containing protein — protein: MKTHIERTQGQNHSVISNSVKPPDSAVKMMITDNRPSTIYQRKLRETMNSSAINETPIQQRANSTGLPNNLKAGIENLSGYSMDDVKVHYNSGKPAQLQAHAYAQGTDIHLAPGQEKHLPHEAWHVVQQKQGRVKPTVQLKGKMNINDDLGLEREADVMGSRALSGGNRPRIQEVQGTDLSPQLPLRDTGINGDNAIVQGKFNRELDINPSYRTQFFQQLCNKAPNTGDQTYTDMLLDAMLLTRADLYQMFIEALEYINSTATGRSLLETIGNWRHTVTIRVGYNESTKAMLQDRDDRATDPNIKINWNPLMSFAVWNDDHSYLNQAPAMGSSVGIMSPAAVLLHEMGHVCQYIHDTEAYDVITNAEDDGANLYGASNFEVQGRGDTTRLLEHHNMTNYEHPFAAEKSEPIRNKYGNTYVEGDKEHNPNANIPQNIRPLLDAAMAERRQFIAQNGWVASVTQHTNNPQAAGRFDTNLRPLMYIPGPYGLTDTMNNPLTLYSSAWEYCNNLNREIEGFKRSGNWNTFNVDHMRVVVKYLLEVITSLRIEERREILLNLLGHINTLRTWITDNNKLELLKTISNKVYRVFVRRVRR
- a CDS encoding ribbon-helix-helix domain-containing protein, which translates into the protein MARQSISLTEANDEWLKAQVNSKEYASKSELVNDLIRQARQQQRQIDFIRMKLEKAEKSGFTTDSKEQILAASKSLLNG